Genomic DNA from Spirochaeta isovalerica:
GATGAAAAGGGAATCGTCCTTAACGTCCACGGTGAGCGTCCCGGGAGTCAGAGTGATGGAATTGGCCAGAGCCAATCGTCCGATCTCCGATTTCAAACCCGTTTTTATCTCCACGATACCGGGGTTCACCGGCAGGGAGGGGGAGAGAACCCGCGAAGCCACATCGAGGTTGGCTTTAAGTAATTCCCCTGTAAAAACGAAAACATAAGCGACCATAGCCGCTATGGCTTTGGGGCTCAGTTTCACATCTTTGAAAACGGGATGGTGTGCC
This window encodes:
- a CDS encoding Na+/H+ antiporter subunit E, which codes for MKNIIISAILVYLSWLMLNGNIYPSVLLSGLVVTVVIVLFFSAHHPVFKDVKLSPKAIAAMVAYVFVFTGELLKANLDVASRVLSPSLPVNPGIVEIKTGLKSEIGRLALANSITLTPGTLTVDVKDDSLFI